The following are encoded together in the Methylomonas methanica MC09 genome:
- a CDS encoding AAA family ATPase, which yields MSKSLPTLHLLCGKIASGKSTLANELVKAPDTVLICEDVWLAHLYPDNIKSVADYVRYASNLRGVIGPHVIDLLLIGVSVVLDFPANTEESRKWMKSIIDKAGSKHTLHFLDVSDDDCLTRLHTRNESGAHAFVVADTEFELITNYFVAPQQEENFDMIRYQVL from the coding sequence ATGTCGAAATCTCTACCAACATTGCATTTGCTGTGCGGAAAAATTGCATCCGGTAAATCGACATTGGCAAATGAACTGGTCAAGGCACCAGACACTGTTCTCATTTGCGAGGATGTGTGGCTTGCGCATCTTTATCCAGACAACATCAAGTCTGTTGCCGACTATGTTAGGTATGCTTCGAATTTACGTGGGGTGATCGGGCCGCACGTGATTGATTTACTTCTTATAGGTGTGTCCGTGGTATTGGATTTTCCAGCCAATACTGAGGAAAGTAGAAAATGGATGAAGTCTATTATCGACAAAGCCGGATCGAAGCATACGTTACATTTTCTTGATGTGTCGGACGACGATTGCTTGACTCGCTTACATACGAGAAATGAGTCTGGCGCTCACGCTTTCGTTGTGGCTGATACCGAATTTGAATTAATTACAAATTACTTCGTGGCGCCTCAACAGGAAGAGAACTTCGACATGATTCGATATCAAGTGCTCTGA